The nucleotide sequence CAACTTGTCTACAAGAACTTATTCTCTTCGCAATACCGAACCTCATGGTTTCACCAATGAGCATAAGTTTGAAAGGCATGAAGACAATTCAGGTTTACTTCTCAAATTGTGTGTTGTGACATTTATAATGAATTAGACAGAATTATCATCATTTGCATAATCACAATTGTTCTCTTTGGGATCTTTTTGTAGGTTCTATTTATAAAGGTGGTTCGTTGAAATATCTAAAGAAATCCTTTGTGATGGATGAAAACCGTCGCAATACATATACCCAACCTGAGGTGGCCGGCTCCCTAACTGAGCCATCAGTGTTAACAGCATTTGATGGAGAGAGAAAGCAGCTGATTCCTGTAAGTATCAAGTTAGATTCCGGCATTAAATTTCAAAGGTCCACTGTTTAAAGGTTTAACGATATGGCTATCCTGTCTAATATTCATATCTTACTCAGAAATGATCCTATTCATAGTTATATTCTGTGTCGGAAGTATCGTTAGATTTGCAGCTGATCACTGCCCTTTTAATTTCTTCTATAACATCGGACGAACTTTTACTTAGTGAATGTTTTAATATGCCAATATCTTAGTTTCTTAAGTTCATGGTCTGACTGTTAAATTAGGTCGGCCTTTACACAGAGCATGCTTATGCAAGGAGCTTGACTCGATTTGCTGCAAAACTTGGTCCTATTGCCTGGGAAATTGCTGCTAAACGCATCGAGCGTGTTCTACCTCCCGGGACAAAATTTGGCCGTGGGTGGGTCGGAGAGAAGGATGCACCACAACAGTCTCATCCTCTACTATCTAGATCCCCAAATTCATCCCAACCGGAAAACTTGCCGACCACAAGTGCATCGGCATCTGAACATGCATCTGATGATGCTGCGGTGGAAGTTAATGCAAGCTCGACTTCGCCAGCTGCTTCACTTTCTCATCCAAGCAGATCCATAGATTCTGCAGAAGCTACTACTAAACATCAAACAAGTTCTTTGAAACCACATGGTATTTGGCAAAAGACAGGAAATCAACTTCCACAAGTCGGTGCGATGCAGCCACTGAACGGTTTTAGTCGACCCATGGGGTTTAACCATCCTTCTCAAGCTGGTAATGTTATCAAGGTATCAGCATCACCCGGCAGCTTTCATTCACAGGCAATGCTAACGCATCCTTGCGCATCATCAGACATGCTGTCAAGAACTAACACTCAAGCTGATACGACTAATTCAGTTACTGGTCCAACTACGTCACCGATCTCCGGCAACCACCTGCCCGACGGTCCCCATGATTCTCAGGGAACAAGGAGAGTGGCATCAATGACAAAGTCAGTTTCTTTTTCTCCTGATCTAAATTTAGGCTTCCAGTCACCAGGTTCACCGGTTTCAGGTGTTCGATTAGAATCGAAAAACCCAAACCTAGCATTGGGGCTCTGAGATTGTACACCTTCATTTTCCATTTGGTAGAGGTTAGAGAGCAGAAGCGGCCATGACTCATGTTACAGATAGTGCTGCAATGATATGCAGGCGTTTTAACAATTAAGGAACCCCCGCATTCTGTTGTAAAAGTAGAAGAAGGGTGTTTGTACAGATTAATTATTATCGATATTAATTCTTAACaagatgtttgatttttttttgcttGTTTGCTTTTGTTCTTTTGCTTTGGGTGAAATATGTTCATTCCAATTTAGCATGTGGTTCGTAAGTTTGGTTGGAATGTGTA is from Zingiber officinale cultivar Zhangliang chromosome 7B, Zo_v1.1, whole genome shotgun sequence and encodes:
- the LOC122007133 gene encoding uncharacterized protein LOC122007133 isoform X1 yields the protein MGNTKAPTATRKTKKKGRPSLLDLQRRSLRLQQQQQRDPSPDDDPRHRDAAAAVADDDDDEESDQGRREKKLRLVLRLHNNPNTDSAVSGSESDDRRSRKLGAARNDAQIERQNPTSKVTDLPQDFGPTTPLPDKKLLVFILDRLQKKDTYGVFAEPVDREELPDYHDIIKHPMDFATIRKKLSDGAYANLEQFEQDVFLISLNAMQYNGSDTIYYRQARAIQELAKKNFDNLRQESDDNDQEPKPARRGRPPTKNIFKKLGRPTADNPCSNLSSNATLANAGDNHQSTNFSHNLSHTGLDKTSLPNLSTRTYSLRNTEPHGFTNEHKFERHEDNSGSIYKGGSLKYLKKSFVMDENRRNTYTQPEVAGSLTEPSVLTAFDGERKQLIPVGLYTEHAYARSLTRFAAKLGPIAWEIAAKRIERVLPPGTKFGRGWVGEKDAPQQSHPLLSRSPNSSQPENLPTTSASASEHASDDAAVEVNASSTSPAASLSHPSRSIDSAEATTKHQTSSLKPHGIWQKTGNQLPQVGAMQPLNGFSRPMGFNHPSQAGNVIKVSASPGSFHSQAMLTHPCASSDMLSRTNTQADTTNSVTGPTTSPISGNHLPDGPHDSQGTRRVASMTKSVSFSPDLNLGFQSPGSPVSGVRLESKNPNLALGL